The sequence below is a genomic window from Pleurocapsa sp. PCC 7327.
TGGTAAACCATCGAGGATAAATTTCATAACCCAGATGAATTACGATCCCATTGAGCAATGTTAACAGCGCCCAAATACCTACAGCCAAATCATGTACGGGAATAATAGACAGAGTTATCATCTGACCTAAAAATAAGATGGCAGCTTCCAAAGGATGAAAAGAATAGGTCGTAAAAGGATTGGGATCGACACTGTAATGATGAATTTTATGAACGCAATGAAAAAGTTTGGGATGGTGTAGAAAACGATGCGCCCAGTAGAAATAAGTATCCTCAAAAACTAACATCAAAAACACGCTCAAGACAAAGTATCCCCAACCATAATCGCTGATATTGGTATAAGCATTGTCATAAAACAGACCATAGCGACTATGAAAAACTAATCGGTCTAAAATCCAACCAATTGTGCCAATAACTACTAAAGTCGAGAAACTATATCCAATTTCTCTAAAAATTACTTTGGCTTTTGTTCTTTGCCTGGGCTGAATACGGAAATGCGCAAGTCGCTGTTCGAGTATCACCCAAAAAAGTAGAAAACTAAGAATTGTATATCGGAAATAAGCCGTACCAGTATGAACTAAAGTATCGAAAATACTACTTAATAATCCATCAACTTCCATAAATATACTCTAAACTTTACCTGTTTATGGTAGGTATGAATAATACCATTTTGGATGAAAGGATTTTGCGCTGCTCGAACAAAGTTTTGCGCGGCGGTTTTGAATTTTGAAAGATACTTCTAATGGGCGTTTTAGAGATCTATCTGTCGCCAACATTTTTTAAACCGATATAACTATGGAGAGATAGCTACTATCTTAACTGACTTTTAACCAGTTGCCAAGAATTTTCAATTAAAAAAAGAAGAGCTTAATTAGTAAATTTTTGTTCTTTTTAGAGCTAATAAAAAACACTATTATTTATCAACTATTATTCCAATAATTGATAGATAATAGATGCGATAAACTCAAAAAAATTCGATCTAAGTAGCTAGAGAATAAATTCTCTGTCTAAGAGGCTAAAGTCCGTCTTATAGAACTCGATATTTGGGTTCCAAGAAGATTTCTTGGTGCGATCGAGTCACCTTGATTGAATATTTATTTACCTTCCCGTTAGTAGCGATAGCCTTATATATAGAATCCGCTGACTAATTGCGAATTGCACGCGGGAGTGAGTGAAGTTCCTCCGAGCAGCGATGTTAATTGCGAATTGTCAATTGCAAATTGCGAATTGGTATGAAGTCTCGTTCCTGTCCGTGGCGTTGTAGGTGCCAATTCCAAGCATGAAGTATCATGTCTTTGAGATCTGGATATTGAGGCTGCCAGCCCAAGATTTTTCGAGCTTTGTC
It includes:
- a CDS encoding sterol desaturase family protein; amino-acid sequence: MEVDGLLSSIFDTLVHTGTAYFRYTILSFLLFWVILEQRLAHFRIQPRQRTKAKVIFREIGYSFSTLVVIGTIGWILDRLVFHSRYGLFYDNAYTNISDYGWGYFVLSVFLMLVFEDTYFYWAHRFLHHPKLFHCVHKIHHYSVDPNPFTTYSFHPLEAAILFLGQMITLSIIPVHDLAVGIWALLTLLNGIVIHLGYEIYPRWFTKSWLTNWKTPCTHHNMHHERFNGNYALIFTWWDKLMGTEFSDYQANLEAVQQRKLVPK